Below is a genomic region from Streptomyces ferrugineus.
CAGGCGAGCCGCGTGGCCAGCGCGATGCGCATCCCGGCGGAGGGCTCGACCGCGATCAACCGCGCGCCGGGGACGGCGTCGGCGGCGGCCTCGGTGGACAGGCCGGTGCCGGCGCCCAGGTCGAGCAGCGGCCCGTCGGCCGGGTCGACGCCGACGAGGGCGCGGCGCAGGAGGGGACCGAGCCGTGTCCAGGCGGGCCCGGCGAGCAGGTCGTAGAACTCGGCGGCACCGCCGTACAGGTCACGGTCACGGTCGGTGTCAGAGGGCAGGGGCATCGGCCGGCTCCTCGGCAACGGTCAACTGGTCCTTGTCGCGGATGAGCGTCCACGAGGCGAGGGCGGCGAGCAGGCTGACCACGGACGCCGTCACGAGGATCGTCGCGAGGCCGCCGGTGAGCGCGGAGCGGGCCGCTTCCAGGACGGGTTCGCGGGCGCCCGTCGGCAGGGCGCGTTCGAGCCGCCCGAACTGCCCGGCGGCCACGGCGTCCCGGACCTGCTGCCGCATCCCCTCCGGGACGTGCAGCGCGGCGAGACGCGCGTCGTCCAGGTCATGGTCGATCCGGGTGCTGAACACCGCGCCGAAGGCGGCGACGCCGGCCGCCGTGCCGAGCGGGAAGAAGGTGTTGGTCATCCCGGAGGCCATTCCGGCCCGCTCCGGGGGTACGACACCGACGGCGATGCCCATCAGCGGCGGGAAGGCGATCGCCCCGCCGATGCCGAGCAGCACCAGGCCGGGCAGCATCACCAGCCAGGAGTCGTCGGGGCCTACGCGCGCCATGGTGAGGAGCCCGAGCGCGGTGATGCCCGTGCCCAGGGCCATCACTGCGCGGGTGGGCAGCACCTTGAGCAGCAGTCCGCTGAACGGGGCGACCAGCATGATGAAGGCCGTCATCGCCAGCAGCCGCAGCCCGGTGCCCAGCGGGCTGTGCCCGAGCATCCCCGACAGCCACAGGATCAGATACGGCAGCACGCCGAAGCTGACCACCCGGCAGACGAAGCTGAGCACGATCGCCCCGCTGAACGACGGCACCCGCAGCAGCCGTACGTCGAACAGGGCCGCATCCCGCTGCCGGACCTCCCACGCCACGAACCCGGCGACGAGCAGGGCCCCGCCGACGAGCGGCAGCAGTGCGGAGGCGGACGTCCAGCCGTCCTCCGGGCCGGTCACCAGGCCGTAGTTGAGGCCGAGCAGGGCTCCGGCGGCGAGCAGCAGCCCGACGAGGTCGAACCGGCCCTCGGGACGCGGCAGTCGACCCGCCGGGTCGTCGTGCGGCACCCGCAGTACGGTGCCGAGCACGATGAGGATGCCGACCGGCAGGTTGACGTAGAAGATCCACCGCCAGTCGAGGCCCTCGACGACGGCACCGCCGACCAGCGGGCCGAGGGCCGCGGCGGCGCCGCCCGCGGCGGAGAACATGCCGATGGCCGACTGGCGGCGCCGGCCCTCGTAGGCCCCGGCGATCAGGGCCAGCGCGGTCGACATCACCAGCGCGCCGCCCAGGCCTTGCAGGGCGCGGCAGGCGATGAGCGTGCCGACGCCGGGGGCCGCGCCGCAGCCCGCCGACGCGGCGGTGAAGACGGCGACGCCGGTCAGGAACATGCGGCGGCGGCCGATGCGGTCGGAGAGCGAGCCGGCGGGCAGCAGGAGGGCGGCGAAGACGAGCGTGTAGGCGTTCACCACCCATTGCAGTCCGGTCAGTCCGGCATCGAGGTCGGCGGCGACCTGCGGCAGGGCGACGTTGACGACGGTGATGTCCAGGGTCATCAGCACGGCGGCCAGTGACGTCGTGGCGAGCAGCCAGCCGCTGCCGGCTGCCGGAGCGGTCTCGGCCGACGGCTCCTGGCGTATGTCCTGGGTCATGGGAACCCCTCGCAGACATGGATATACGGCGTATACAGATGGGCGGACGGCAGCCGCGCACCGCACGGAGCGGTGCGCGGGACATCGCGTCCCGGGAGGAGGGACGGCGGGGTCAGTCCGCCAGCAGGCCCCGCAGGAGGGCCCGGAGACCGGGCACGAACAGGTCCTCGGCCGCGCCCGCGCGGGGCGGCCGGGACAGCATCCGGGCCAGTCGGGGATGGTCGTCCATACGGACTCGGGTCATCAGCTCCTGCCGGGCGGGGCGACCCTCGGGCCGCTGCGCGGGCAGGTACGACAGGTGGCCGAAGGTGTACCACCACAGGGCCCAGTAGGCGTCGGCCGCCTGCTCGTCGTCCAGCCCGGCCTCCGCCAGGAGGGTGAGCACATGCTCGACGAACCGCGCGGCGCGCGGCCCGAACAGCTCGCCGCCCCTGAGGACTTCCGCCACCCACGGCTCCGCCGTCAGATGGTCGTGCAGTGCGCGGAAGGCCAGGACCAGCCGGTCCGGGGGCGAGCCCGCGCCGTCCGGTATCACCAGTTCCTCGGCCACGTCGTCCAGCATCGCGACCAGCAGTTCGCGCTTGTCGCCCACGTGCCGGTACAACGCCATGGCCGTCACGCCGAGTTCGCCCGCCACCCGGCGCAGGGTGACCGCGGCCAGCCCTTCGTCGCGGGCCAGCCGGCGGCCGACGGCCACGACGGTCGTCCGGTTCAGCGGGGCGCGTCGCTTCCCGGTCCCGGGCTGTGTCCCGTCGCTGTCGGTCGTCGTGCTCGGCATACCGCCACCCTAGAGTCACCGTGTCACGTCCTCTCCGCGGGCCCGTGCACCGGGCATGGCGGCCACCAGTGCGCGGGTCACGTCGTGTTCGGGCCGGCTCAGCACCCGGGCGGCCGGTCCCGTCTCACGGATCCGCCCGTCGTGCAGCACGGCCACCCGGCCGCCGAGCCGTGCGGCCACCGACAGGTCGTGCGTGACCACGACGACGGCGATCCCCAACTCCGTGCGCAGCCGGGCGATCAGCTCGACGACTCCGGCGGCCACGGACGGGTCCAGCGCGCTGGTCACCTCGTCGCAGAGCAGCACCTCGGGGCCGGCGGCCAGCGCCCGCGCGAGGGCGACGCGCTGCCGCTGGCCGCCCGAGAGCGCGCCGGGAAGCCGGGCGGCGAGGCCCGCGCCGAGGCCGACCTGCGTCAACAGCCCCTCGACCGCCGCCTGTCGCTGTTCCTTGGACAGGTCCTGCCGGAACGCGAGAGGACGGCCTACGATCGTGGCGACGGTGTGGCGGGGGTTGAGCGAGGCGTACGGGTCCTGGGGCACGAGCTGCACCCGACGTCGCTGCCGGGGGTCGCGGTCGCGCACGTCAGGTGCGAGGGCCTGGTCGTGGAGACGGATGTCGCCGCTCGTCGGGCGGTCGAGACCGGCGAGGCAGCGCAGCAGGGTCGTCTTGCCGCAGCCGGACGGGCCGACGACGGACAGGCAGTCGCCGGTGCCGAGGTCGAGGGACACATCGGAGAGGACCGGTATTGCTCTGCGTACGAGAGCGAGATCCGAAACCCGGAGCAAGGAAGCCCCTTGCGGGCCCTCCGGCTCCGCGTGAATCCCGGGCCGGGCGGCGGCCGCGACCAGGGCCCGCCCGCGCTCGCTGACCGGATCGCTCAATACCGCCTCGGCAGGCCCCTGTTCGACGATCCGCCCGCCATCCATCACCGTCACCCGGTCGGCCACGGCGGCCACCGCGGCCAGGTCGTGGGACACGAGCAGGACCGCCGTGCCCGTCTCGCCGCGCAGCCGGGTCAGGTCGGCGAGGAAGGCGGCCGCGGTGACGGTGTCCAGGGCGTTGGTCGGCTCGTCCAGGACCAGCAGCCGGGGTTCGGCGGCCAGGGCCACGGCCAGCGCCACCCGCTGCCGCTGGCCTCCGGACATCTGGTGCGGCCGGCGGTGCGCGACCTCGGACGGCCGCTCCAGTCCCGCGAGCCGCAGGGCCCGTTCGACGCGTTGCGGCCACTGCTCCTTGGATACTTGGCGGGCCCGCAGCACCTCGGTGATCTGCGCGTCGGCTCGCAGGTGCGGTGCCAGTGCGGTGCGCGGGTCCTGGGCGACGTAGCCGCACACGGATGCGCGCAGCCGCCGTAGCCGCCGCTGGTCGAGGGCCAGGGCGGGGTGCCCGTCGAGCCATGCCTGGCCGTCGGTGTGCCGCAGCCCCACCGCCACGTGTCCGAGGGCGGCGAGGACGAGCGTGCTCTTGCCGCTGCCCGACTCCCCTACGACGGCGAGGAGTTCCCCCGGAGCGAGGTCGAGGTCGACGCCGTCCAGCACGGGAGGCCCGCCCTCGGTCTCCACCCGGAGCCCCCGCACGGAGAGCAGCAGCTCACCGGGCGCGTCGACCGTCGGAGCGTTGGTGCGCCGACGCCCCGACCCGCGCGCTTCGACGTCGGGGAACGCCGCGTCGAGCAACAGATTCGTGGCGAGCAGGAGTACGAGGAGCAGAGCCGCCGGTACCAGGACCGCGAGGGGCTGGAGGGTGAGCCCGTCACGGTTCTCCAGCACCATCAGCCCCCAGTCGGCGGCCGGGGGTTGGGTGCCGTATCCGAGGAAGGCGGCGGTCGCTACGACGGTGATCGCGCCGAGGAAGCGGACCCCGGCGTCGGCGGCGAGGACCGGGGCGAGGTTGGGCAGCACCTCGCGCCACAGCACGCTCGCCGTGCGCTCGCCTCGCGCGACGGCGACCTCCACGTAGTCCTGGGCCAGGATCCGCAGGGTCGCGGCGCGGACCACGCGGATGCTCTCGGGCAGCAGCACGAGTCCCGTGGCGAGCGCGACGCCCGCCGGGCCGCGTCCGGTGGCCACGACCACGACGCTCAGCAGCAGGAAGGCGGGCATGCCCAGCAGGACGTCGGCGAGGCGCAGGATCAGGGTGTCGGTCCAGCCCTTGCGCCAGGCGGCGGTCATGCCGGCCACCGCGGCGAGCGCGCAGACCGCCGCCGTGACCGCGAGGCCGTTGAGCAGCAGGGAGCGGCCGCCGGACAGCACGCGGCTGAGCACGTCGGAGCCCAACCGGTCGGTGCCCAGGAGGGCTTGGGCGCTGCCGGGCGCGTACGGGATGTCCACGGGGTCCGTGACGGCGTGCGGCGCGAACAGCGGCCCGAGCAGGGCCACGGCGACGACCAGCAGCAGGACGGCGAGCGCGGCGCGTCCGCGCCACCGCCGTCGCGGCGGTGCGTCGGCCGTCGTGGGTGCGACGGCCTGCGGGCGCACGGGGGTGAGGGTCATCGCGGGTGCCTCTGCACGGGGTCGAGGAGCGGTACGGCCAGGTCGGCGGCGAGGTTCGCGGCGACCGCGACGGCGGCGCCGAGCAGGGCGACGGCCTGCACCACGGGGACGTCCCGGGCCGCCGTGGCGTCCACCAGGAGTGCGGCGAGCCCGGGGTAGCCGAACAGGGACTCCGCGACCAGCGCCCCGCCCAGCAGGTAGGCGACGGAACGGGCGAGCATCGGGACGGCGGGGCCGAGCCCGGCGGGCAGCACGTAGCGCAGGGCGACCCGGTGTTCGGGAACCCCGTTCAGGCGGGCCGCGTCCACCGCCGGGGACCGGGCGGCCTCGGCCACTCCGGCCCTGACCAGCCGCAGGTTCTGCGCCAGGCTCACCGAGACGAGGGTGAGCGTCGGCAGGACGAGCACGGCCGGATCGTCCAGCGGCCCCTGCCCGGCGCCGAGCAGGGACACGGCGGGCAGCCAGCCAAGGCCGGCCGCGAACACCGCCATCAGCAGGGCGCCGGTGACGAACTCCGGTACCGCGGCCAGGCCCAGCGCGCCGCCGGACACGATCCGGTCGCCGCGCCGCCCGGCCCGCAGCCCCGCCCACAGTCCGAGCCCGACGGCGAGCGGGACGAGCACGGCCGTGGCGGCGAGCCCCAGCACGAGGGAGTTGCCGAACCGGTCGCCGATCAGCTCGCCCACCGGCCGGCCGCTGGCGTAACTCGCGCCGAAGTCACCGCGGACGACGTGCCCGAGCCAGTCGAGGTACCGCAGCGGCGCGGGCCGGTCCAGTCCCAGCCGGTCCCGCAGTGCCGCGACGGCGTCCTCGGAGGCCTGCGGTCCGAGCCGGGCGGTGGCCGCGTCGCCGGGGGCGGCCTCGGTGGCGGCGAACACCAGCACCGACACGGCGAACAGCACGAGCAGCGCGCCGCCGATCCGGGCCGGCCACCAGCGCGAGAACCGGGGCCGCTTCCCGCCGATTCGGCTCATCCCGGTCACTCGACGAACGCGTCCCGCAGGCTGGGGAAGTCCGCGTAGCCACGCGACTTGACCCCGTGCGCCTTCGCGGCCGAACCCGACACGGTCGGCACGCGTGCGAACAGGGCGTCCCCGCCGTGCTCGTGCAGGTGCGTCAGCACGTCCGCGACCCGTGCGCGCCGCTGTTCGTCCCGCGTCGCCCGGTTCATGGCGGCGATCAGCGGATCGAGCGCGGCCGCGTCCTTGGTGCCGGTGAGCGGGAACGAGGCCGTCGAGCCGTAGTACGTCCGGATCGCGAGCGGCAGCGGGTTGGGGTGGTAGGCGGCGGTCTGGACGGGGGTGCTGAGGATGGTCTTGAAGTCGCTGTAGTAGTCGGCGGCGGGCACCTTGTCGAGCGTCGCCTTGATGCCGGCCTTCTCGAGCATCGGCACCATCGCGGTGGCGCTCTCCTCGGTGCCGTAGTCGTAGTCGGAGGTGCGGATCCGCACGGCGAGCCCCTCCTGACCGGCCTCCTTGAGCAGCTTGCGGGCCTGCTCGGGGTCGTAGGCGGTCTGCGCGATGCCCGTGTCGTAGTACGGCTGGTGCGCTCCCACGAGGTCGTTGCCGACCTCGCCCTGTCCGAGGGTGACCGTGCGGACCAGGGATTCACGGTCGAGCGCGAGCTTCACAGCCCGTACGACACGCGCGTCGGTGAACGGCTTCAGCCCGAGGTTCATGGGGAGGTTGAGGTCGACCCACAGGTCCTTGGACGGGGTTTCGAGACGCAGGGCGCTGTTGCCGCGCTCGGTGCGCAGGGCGGTCAGGGCGAGACCGCCGGCGTACTCGAACTGGCCGGACTTCAGGCCGCTGAGCCGGGCCGCCGCGTCGGTGACGGGGATCAGCTCCAGCTCGTCCAGGTAGGGGCCGCCGTTGTCCGCGTCCCAGTAGTCCTCGCGGGGAACGAGCAGGCTGCTGCGCCCGGCCTGCCACTTCTTCACCACGTACGGCCCGCTGCCCACCGCCTTCGCGAGGTCCTTGGTGCCGTCGGGGAAGACGAACATGGAGTGCGCGAGGGCGAGATCGAAGAACCCGTCGGCCATGGTGAGCGGCAGCTCGACGGTCCGAGCGTCACGCGCGCGTGCCTTCTTCAGGTCGAGGTGCGTCATGAACCCGGCCTGCGGGCTCCGCTTCTCGACGAGCGTGCGCAGACTGAACAGCACGTCCTGCGCGGTGAGTTGGCGCCCGTCACTGAAAGTGACGCCCTTTCTGATCCGTACGGTCCACCGGGTGGCGTCGGAGTTGGGCTCGACGGTCTCCGCCAGCCGCCAGACCGGCTTTCCGCCGTCCAGCTCGCCGAGGGCGTCCCAGACGACGCGGGCCCGCACGTAGTCGATGCCGACGCCCGCGGCCAGCGTCGGGTCGGTGGACTCCGTGCTGCCGCCGATGAACGCCGCCCGCAGCTTCCCGCCCTTGCGGGGAGTCGCGGACGCCTTCGCGGCGGCGGGCTGCCCGTCGCTCCCGCCTCCGCAGGCCGCCAGTGCCCCGCCGGCGGCGACCGCCACCGCCCCTCCCGCGACGCCGCGCAGCGCGGCACGCCGAGTTATCACTCCGGTTCCCTCTCCCCTGGCACACATACCGGCCCCAGGTGTGTGAACGCCCGGGGTATACGACGTAGATGACCTTACCCATGACGAAAACCATTTTCAATAACGGGCGGGATACGGCTGCTGCGGAAGCGCGGTCACAACTGGCCCCGTTACGCGTCAGCGTGAGGTGTCGATGCCCGGGTCGTCGGAGGGGTGGGTGGTGCGGGCGGCGGCGTGGGCGTAGCGAGCGGCGAGGCGCGCGAATGCGGTGCTCAGTTCAGGCGGGCCGATCACTGTGATGTCGGTGTCGAAGCGGCCGATGGTGGCGGCCAGGCCGGTCCATGACCAGGAGCCGAGGGTGAGCCGGCAGCGGTCTGGGCCGAGTTCTTCAACGACTGCGTCTTGGGCGAAGGGGGCCACGGCGGTGGCGGGGAGGTTCAGGATGACCTCGCCCTGGCAGGGCCAGTCGGCGGTGGTGCCGTCGGAGCCGCGGAATCGGCTGATGATGAAGGCGGACACGTCGCCTCCGGGGAGTTCACGCGGGGTGAAGCGGGGGCCGGTGGGTGTGCGAGGGGTTATGCGGTCCACGCGGAAGGTCCGCCAGTCCGCGCGGTCGAGGTCCCAGGCCACGAGATACCAGTGGCCGCGCCACGTGACCAGGTGGTGAGGCTGGGTCCGGCGGGGTTGCTCATCGCCGACGGGCTCGTTCCGCCCGTAGTCGAAGCGAAGCTCGACATGGGCTCGGATGGCGTTGCCCAGGTCCACGAGGACTTGAGAGCCGACCGGTGTCGCGTCGGCGTTCTCGGGTGACTGGACGGCTGTGACGCGGAGCGTGTCGATGCGGTGGCGCAGGCGGGGCGGCATGACCTGGCGAATGGTGGCCAGGGCGCGGGCGGCGTCCTCACCGATCGTGGTGTCGGTGGCCGCGGTCTGCAGGGCGACGGCCAGAGCGACGGCCTGGTCGTCGTCAAACAGCAGCGGGGGCAGATGGGAGCCGGCGTCCAGGCGATAGCCGCCGGCGGGTCCCTTGAAGGTCAGGATCGGGTAGCCGAGTCCCCGTAGCCGGTCCATGTCGCGGCGCACCGTACGTGGGGTGACGGCGAGACGCTGGGCGAGGTCCTCGCCGGACCAGTCACGGCGGGTCTGGAGCAGTGAGAGCAGCGCGAGCAGCCGCGAGGACGTTTTCTGCATGTGCACCACTGTGCCCGAAGTACCGGACACATCCTGTCCGCTACCCCTGTCAAGGTGGTTCCACAGCCGCCAAAGACCGAAGGCAAGGAGCAGGCCATGTCCGTCACGACCACCACTCACCTGAACTTCCGGGGCGACGCGTCTGCGGCGCTCGGCTTCTACCAGTCCGTCTTCGGCGGGCGCACCGTAGCCGTCACGTACAAGGACGCCGGCAACGTACAGAACGAGAACGAGGCGGACTGGATGATGTGGGGCGAGGTGGTCGCAGACAACGGCTTCCACATCATGGCCTACGACGTGCCGTCCCAACTCCCTTGGAACCAGGGCGAGAACCCGTTCTTCGTCTCCGTGCGGGGCACCGACGCCGACGAGATCAACGCCCTCTGGCAGAAGCTCGCCGAGGGCTCGACGGTGGTACGGCCCCTGGAGGCCGCGCAGTGGGCGCCGCTGTACGGCATGCTCACCGACCGCTTCGGCGTGACCTGGGTCCTGGACGTCACCGCTCCCTACGGCGGCTGAGCCGACTCGCTCGACACGGGGCGCCCGGTGCCGCCGCAGGGGCGCGGCGCACCGGGCGGCCGAGCGAAGGAAGCGGTTCATCTCGCGGATGCGATACCTGGGACGCACCGGGATCGAGGACGGGGCTCGGCTGCCCACTGCCGGGAGGGAGTGTGCGGGATGCGGACGCGAGGCTCAGATACGGGATGCGAGAGTCAGTGCAGTGGTTGGCCGTGGACGATTCCGAACGCGTCGTCGAGGTGGTCGCGTATAGCCCAACCTGGCCGCGCTGTTCGAGATCGAGCGACGGCTCTTGGTGGACGCGCTGCCCATCGCCCATGTCTCGGCTCTGGAGCAAGGCCGGTACCGCCTCCGCCCCTAGGTCTTCGCCGATGACCGCGATCACTGAGCTTCTTCGAGTTGGCCTCCGATCAGGCGACCGCCGACGAAGCGCAACGAGCGAGGCCCCCGAGCTGTTGATCGAGATGTCTGACGTCTCAACCACGCTGCTCGGGGGCCTCGTTGGTCATCTATCCTGCCGCACTCGACCTGCCCCATGCACTCGTGGAGTGGGTGACCATGCTCGTCGTCACCCGTGAGGGCGACCGGCGATGCAAGCTCCGTCCGTCCCAGCGCGCGATGGTGGCACTGGTGTACCTGCGCGAACACACCACCCTGGCAAAGATCGCTGCCGGGTTCGGGATCAGCGAGTCCACCGCCCACGCCTACACCAGCTCGGTCATCCACCTGCTCGCCGAACGCGCACCGGGTCTGCTGAAAGTCCTGCGCGAGACCGATGCGGACTTCGTCCTGCTGGACGGCACGCTCGCCGAGTGC
It encodes:
- a CDS encoding TetR/AcrR family transcriptional regulator produces the protein MPSTTTDSDGTQPGTGKRRAPLNRTTVVAVGRRLARDEGLAAVTLRRVAGELGVTAMALYRHVGDKRELLVAMLDDVAEELVIPDGAGSPPDRLVLAFRALHDHLTAEPWVAEVLRGGELFGPRAARFVEHVLTLLAEAGLDDEQAADAYWALWWYTFGHLSYLPAQRPEGRPARQELMTRVRMDDHPRLARMLSRPPRAGAAEDLFVPGLRALLRGLLAD
- a CDS encoding MFS transporter, translated to MTQDIRQEPSAETAPAAGSGWLLATTSLAAVLMTLDITVVNVALPQVAADLDAGLTGLQWVVNAYTLVFAALLLPAGSLSDRIGRRRMFLTGVAVFTAASAGCGAAPGVGTLIACRALQGLGGALVMSTALALIAGAYEGRRRQSAIGMFSAAGGAAAALGPLVGGAVVEGLDWRWIFYVNLPVGILIVLGTVLRVPHDDPAGRLPRPEGRFDLVGLLLAAGALLGLNYGLVTGPEDGWTSASALLPLVGGALLVAGFVAWEVRQRDAALFDVRLLRVPSFSGAIVLSFVCRVVSFGVLPYLILWLSGMLGHSPLGTGLRLLAMTAFIMLVAPFSGLLLKVLPTRAVMALGTGITALGLLTMARVGPDDSWLVMLPGLVLLGIGGAIAFPPLMGIAVGVVPPERAGMASGMTNTFFPLGTAAGVAAFGAVFSTRIDHDLDDARLAALHVPEGMRQQVRDAVAAGQFGRLERALPTGAREPVLEAARSALTGGLATILVTASVVSLLAALASWTLIRDKDQLTVAEEPADAPAL
- a CDS encoding ABC transporter ATP-binding protein/permease, whose protein sequence is MTLTPVRPQAVAPTTADAPPRRRWRGRAALAVLLLVVAVALLGPLFAPHAVTDPVDIPYAPGSAQALLGTDRLGSDVLSRVLSGGRSLLLNGLAVTAAVCALAAVAGMTAAWRKGWTDTLILRLADVLLGMPAFLLLSVVVVATGRGPAGVALATGLVLLPESIRVVRAATLRILAQDYVEVAVARGERTASVLWREVLPNLAPVLAADAGVRFLGAITVVATAAFLGYGTQPPAADWGLMVLENRDGLTLQPLAVLVPAALLLVLLLATNLLLDAAFPDVEARGSGRRRTNAPTVDAPGELLLSVRGLRVETEGGPPVLDGVDLDLAPGELLAVVGESGSGKSTLVLAALGHVAVGLRHTDGQAWLDGHPALALDQRRLRRLRASVCGYVAQDPRTALAPHLRADAQITEVLRARQVSKEQWPQRVERALRLAGLERPSEVAHRRPHQMSGGQRQRVALAVALAAEPRLLVLDEPTNALDTVTAAAFLADLTRLRGETGTAVLLVSHDLAAVAAVADRVTVMDGGRIVEQGPAEAVLSDPVSERGRALVAAAARPGIHAEPEGPQGASLLRVSDLALVRRAIPVLSDVSLDLGTGDCLSVVGPSGCGKTTLLRCLAGLDRPTSGDIRLHDQALAPDVRDRDPRQRRRVQLVPQDPYASLNPRHTVATIVGRPLAFRQDLSKEQRQAAVEGLLTQVGLGAGLAARLPGALSGGQRQRVALARALAAGPEVLLCDEVTSALDPSVAAGVVELIARLRTELGIAVVVVTHDLSVAARLGGRVAVLHDGRIRETGPAARVLSRPEHDVTRALVAAMPGARARGEDVTR
- a CDS encoding VOC family protein, which codes for MSVTTTTHLNFRGDASAALGFYQSVFGGRTVAVTYKDAGNVQNENEADWMMWGEVVADNGFHIMAYDVPSQLPWNQGENPFFVSVRGTDADEINALWQKLAEGSTVVRPLEAAQWAPLYGMLTDRFGVTWVLDVTAPYGG
- a CDS encoding ABC transporter permease gives rise to the protein MSRIGGKRPRFSRWWPARIGGALLVLFAVSVLVFAATEAAPGDAATARLGPQASEDAVAALRDRLGLDRPAPLRYLDWLGHVVRGDFGASYASGRPVGELIGDRFGNSLVLGLAATAVLVPLAVGLGLWAGLRAGRRGDRIVSGGALGLAAVPEFVTGALLMAVFAAGLGWLPAVSLLGAGQGPLDDPAVLVLPTLTLVSVSLAQNLRLVRAGVAEAARSPAVDAARLNGVPEHRVALRYVLPAGLGPAVPMLARSVAYLLGGALVAESLFGYPGLAALLVDATAARDVPVVQAVALLGAAVAVAANLAADLAVPLLDPVQRHPR
- a CDS encoding ABC transporter substrate-binding protein, which translates into the protein MITRRAALRGVAGGAVAVAAGGALAACGGGSDGQPAAAKASATPRKGGKLRAAFIGGSTESTDPTLAAGVGIDYVRARVVWDALGELDGGKPVWRLAETVEPNSDATRWTVRIRKGVTFSDGRQLTAQDVLFSLRTLVEKRSPQAGFMTHLDLKKARARDARTVELPLTMADGFFDLALAHSMFVFPDGTKDLAKAVGSGPYVVKKWQAGRSSLLVPREDYWDADNGGPYLDELELIPVTDAAARLSGLKSGQFEYAGGLALTALRTERGNSALRLETPSKDLWVDLNLPMNLGLKPFTDARVVRAVKLALDRESLVRTVTLGQGEVGNDLVGAHQPYYDTGIAQTAYDPEQARKLLKEAGQEGLAVRIRTSDYDYGTEESATAMVPMLEKAGIKATLDKVPAADYYSDFKTILSTPVQTAAYHPNPLPLAIRTYYGSTASFPLTGTKDAAALDPLIAAMNRATRDEQRRARVADVLTHLHEHGGDALFARVPTVSGSAAKAHGVKSRGYADFPSLRDAFVE
- a CDS encoding helix-turn-helix transcriptional regulator, which encodes MQKTSSRLLALLSLLQTRRDWSGEDLAQRLAVTPRTVRRDMDRLRGLGYPILTFKGPAGGYRLDAGSHLPPLLFDDDQAVALAVALQTAATDTTIGEDAARALATIRQVMPPRLRHRIDTLRVTAVQSPENADATPVGSQVLVDLGNAIRAHVELRFDYGRNEPVGDEQPRRTQPHHLVTWRGHWYLVAWDLDRADWRTFRVDRITPRTPTGPRFTPRELPGGDVSAFIISRFRGSDGTTADWPCQGEVILNLPATAVAPFAQDAVVEELGPDRCRLTLGSWSWTGLAATIGRFDTDITVIGPPELSTAFARLAARYAHAAARTTHPSDDPGIDTSR